A part of Paenibacillus sp. 481 genomic DNA contains:
- the upp gene encoding uracil phosphoribosyltransferase, whose amino-acid sequence MSKVIICDHPLIQHKLTLIRDKRTTTKEFRELVDEVATLMAYEITRELRLQTITVETPVAKTETKVIAGRMLGLIPILRAGLGMVDGVVKLIPGAKIGHVGLFRDPETLQPVEYYTKLPTDVHERELIIIDPMLATGGSAIAAVDALKKRNCTQMKLMCLIAAPEGVKLFQEAHPDVDIYLAALDERLDDHGYIVPGLGDAGDRLFGTK is encoded by the coding sequence ATGAGCAAAGTGATCATTTGCGATCATCCATTGATTCAGCACAAGCTAACATTAATTCGTGACAAGCGCACGACGACAAAAGAGTTTCGTGAGTTAGTTGATGAAGTTGCCACGTTGATGGCATATGAAATTACACGTGAGTTGCGTCTGCAAACGATAACCGTCGAGACTCCTGTAGCAAAAACAGAGACGAAAGTTATCGCTGGCCGTATGCTCGGTTTGATCCCTATTTTGCGCGCAGGTCTTGGTATGGTAGACGGTGTCGTTAAGTTGATCCCCGGCGCGAAAATCGGTCATGTAGGCTTATTCCGTGACCCGGAAACGTTACAACCAGTTGAATATTACACAAAGCTTCCTACTGATGTACACGAACGTGAGCTTATCATCATCGATCCGATGCTTGCTACGGGCGGTTCAGCAATTGCTGCTGTCGATGCGTTGAAGAAGCGCAACTGCACGCAAATGAAGTTGATGTGTCTGATCGCAGCTCCAGAAGGCGTAAAGCTGTTCCAAGAAGCTCATCCAGACGTAGACATCTATTTGGCTGCACTTGATGAGAGATTGGACGATCATGGCTATATTGTGCCAGGCCTTGGCGATGCAGGTGATCGTCTATTTGGCACGAAGTAA
- the wecB gene encoding non-hydrolyzing UDP-N-acetylglucosamine 2-epimerase gives MSKIKVMTVFGVRPEAIKMAPLILELQKHPEHIESIVCVTGQHRQMLDQVLEIFNIKPDYDLNIMQQSQTLNDVSIRVLQGLQPILEEVKPDIVLVHGDTLTTFLASYAAFLQQIKVGHVEAGLRTWDKLSPYPEEMNRQLAGVIADLHFAPTDWSANNLRKENKQEPQIYITGNTATDVFQYTVRNDYTHEVLDWAEGKRLVLMTAHRRESQGEPHRNIFRAVRRIADEFEDIAIVYPVHPSPAVREPAHAMLGDHPRIKLIDPLDVVDFHNIYPHTHLILTDSGGMQEEAPSFGIPALVLRDTTERPEGIEAGTLELVGTDEEKVYARTKALLSDEATYSRMSRAANPYGDGKASQRIVSAILHSFGVQSERPDSFHTTFTNEGR, from the coding sequence ATGTCTAAAATTAAAGTAATGACGGTGTTCGGCGTTCGCCCTGAAGCGATCAAAATGGCACCGCTTATTTTGGAATTGCAAAAACATCCCGAGCATATTGAATCCATCGTGTGCGTAACAGGACAGCACCGCCAGATGTTAGATCAAGTGCTTGAAATTTTTAATATTAAGCCCGATTATGACTTGAATATTATGCAGCAGAGCCAGACGTTGAACGATGTTTCAATTCGTGTCCTACAAGGCTTGCAGCCGATACTGGAAGAAGTGAAGCCGGACATCGTACTTGTACATGGTGACACATTGACGACGTTCCTAGCTAGTTACGCGGCATTCTTGCAGCAAATCAAAGTAGGTCACGTCGAAGCTGGCTTACGTACGTGGGACAAGCTGTCTCCGTACCCAGAGGAAATGAATCGTCAATTGGCAGGCGTCATTGCTGATTTGCATTTTGCGCCTACCGATTGGTCGGCTAACAACTTGCGCAAAGAAAATAAGCAAGAGCCGCAAATCTATATTACAGGTAATACAGCTACAGATGTGTTCCAGTACACGGTTCGTAACGATTACACGCACGAGGTGTTGGATTGGGCTGAAGGCAAGCGCCTTGTGCTGATGACAGCGCATCGTCGTGAGTCCCAAGGTGAGCCGCACCGTAACATTTTCCGTGCTGTTCGTCGCATTGCGGACGAGTTCGAAGACATCGCCATCGTATATCCGGTGCATCCGAGCCCGGCTGTACGCGAGCCTGCGCATGCCATGCTTGGCGATCACCCGCGTATTAAACTTATCGATCCGCTAGATGTTGTAGATTTCCACAACATTTATCCACATACGCACCTAATCTTGACGGATTCGGGAGGTATGCAGGAAGAAGCGCCATCATTCGGTATTCCGGCGCTTGTGCTTCGCGACACGACAGAGAGACCAGAAGGAATCGAAGCGGGTACGTTGGAGTTGGTTGGCACAGATGAGGAGAAAGTTTACGCTCGTACGAAGGCGCTCTTGTCGGATGAAGCGACGTATTCTCGCATGAGCAGAGCAGCTAATCCGTACGGTGATGGCAAGGCGTCACAGCGCATTGTCAGTGCGATTTTGCACAGTTTCGGCGTGCAAAGTGAACGCCCAGATTCATTTCACACAACGTTCACAAATGAAGGGCGATAA
- a CDS encoding AtpZ/AtpI family protein: MVKSSKPKRAFGPWQAIGLTSAIGVEIAICTVGSFYLGSWLDHQFDSGKLWTIVCFLIGLFGSIFGIVMLIKSLLEETDG; this comes from the coding sequence ATGGTCAAATCATCAAAACCGAAGCGTGCGTTTGGCCCATGGCAAGCTATTGGCTTAACGAGCGCGATCGGTGTCGAGATTGCAATTTGCACCGTCGGCTCTTTTTATCTCGGTTCTTGGCTGGATCATCAATTTGATTCAGGCAAGCTATGGACTATTGTCTGTTTTCTTATCGGATTATTCGGAAGCATCTTTGGTATAGTTATGCTAATTAAGAGTTTGCTGGAGGAGACAGATGGATGA
- a CDS encoding ATP synthase subunit I — MDEFTSPVRKVIRIGLYAIAACVLFGVVAAQYRTIANGLALGIVVSLINTFLLAKKIHIISHMVETGQHRRVNLGFITRASVAILAMLLAYNNAYMFSVVATMFGFPFATLAHMVLTMFAIRKK; from the coding sequence ATGGATGAATTTACGTCGCCTGTGCGTAAAGTCATTCGCATTGGATTGTACGCGATTGCTGCGTGTGTCCTGTTCGGAGTTGTGGCAGCACAATACCGCACAATTGCGAATGGACTGGCATTAGGCATAGTGGTCAGCTTAATTAACACTTTCCTCCTAGCTAAGAAGATTCACATTATCTCACACATGGTAGAAACAGGACAGCATCGTCGGGTGAATCTAGGATTTATTACACGAGCTTCCGTTGCCATCTTAGCTATGCTACTAGCGTATAATAACGCTTACATGTTCAGCGTAGTCGCAACGATGTTTGGATTTCCGTTTGCTACATTGGCGCACATGGTGCTTACAATGTTTGCTATTCGCAAGAAGTAA
- the atpB gene encoding F0F1 ATP synthase subunit A gives MHGTPIIELFGLRFDLSVLIMLLVTCVTVFTIAKIATRNLSVENPGKMQNVLEMIAEFIRDMISSTMDWKKGKVYLSLGMTLIMFVFVANVLGLPFAIVTEHDRPGTFFGQEIVSTNDAAFEKAKAALEAKGKDPSEAHIGLLWWKSPTADASVSMGLAFMIFLLVHALGLFTNTKNYLKHYFQPSILFFPIHLMEVVAKLLTHGMRLFGNIFAGEVLISVLISAGAFAIPGLVVWQGFSIFVGTIQAFVFTILTMVYIGQSINTHEEH, from the coding sequence ATGCACGGAACACCGATAATTGAGCTGTTCGGTTTGCGGTTCGACCTTTCAGTTCTTATCATGTTGCTCGTTACTTGCGTCACCGTATTCACCATTGCGAAAATTGCTACGCGCAACTTATCAGTCGAAAATCCAGGGAAAATGCAAAACGTCTTGGAAATGATCGCGGAATTTATTCGCGACATGATATCAAGTACGATGGATTGGAAAAAAGGGAAAGTGTACCTCTCCCTTGGGATGACGCTCATTATGTTCGTCTTTGTGGCTAACGTACTGGGATTACCTTTCGCTATCGTAACAGAGCACGACCGACCAGGAACATTCTTTGGACAAGAGATTGTTTCTACTAATGATGCCGCGTTTGAAAAAGCGAAGGCAGCACTTGAAGCTAAAGGCAAGGACCCAAGTGAGGCCCACATTGGACTTCTTTGGTGGAAATCGCCAACAGCTGATGCTTCCGTTTCGATGGGCTTGGCATTTATGATTTTCTTGCTTGTCCACGCTTTAGGCTTGTTCACAAATACGAAGAACTACCTGAAACACTATTTCCAGCCGTCAATTTTGTTCTTCCCTATCCATTTGATGGAGGTTGTTGCGAAATTGCTCACACACGGTATGCGTCTCTTCGGTAACATTTTTGCCGGTGAGGTACTCATAAGCGTCTTGATAAGCGCTGGAGCATTTGCAATTCCAGGTCTCGTCGTATGGCAAGGTTTTAGTATTTTCGTCGGAACTATCCAAGCGTTTGTATTTACGATCTTGACGATGGTTTACATCGGCCAATCGATAAATACGCACGAGGAGCATTGA
- the atpE gene encoding F0F1 ATP synthase subunit C, whose protein sequence is MGVLAYVAAAIVVGLSALGAGIGNGIIVGKTVEGIARQPEQKSALQTTMFIGVGLVEAIPIIGVVLAFLFYLGA, encoded by the coding sequence ATGGGTGTTTTAGCTTATGTAGCGGCAGCTATTGTCGTAGGTTTGAGCGCATTGGGCGCAGGTATTGGTAACGGTATTATCGTAGGTAAGACAGTTGAAGGTATTGCTCGTCAACCAGAACAAAAATCCGCTTTGCAAACAACAATGTTTATCGGTGTTGGTCTCGTTGAAGCAATTCCTATCATCGGTGTTGTATTGGCGTTCTTGTTCTACCTTGGAGCTTAA
- the atpF gene encoding F0F1 ATP synthase subunit B — protein sequence MHFEPTSFVLAIIAFLILYFLLNKYAFGPLFAVMEKRRELVKQHIDEAANSRAQAQGFVDEQKEALAAARKEAYDIIEQAKQTSVRQADEIVAKAKSETVRLKDEAARDIVSEKNKAVAELRNEVSSMSVAIASKIIEKQLDEKEQAQLVSQYLKEVGEKQ from the coding sequence TTGCATTTTGAACCGACATCATTTGTACTCGCGATTATCGCGTTCCTTATTTTGTACTTTTTGCTTAACAAATATGCTTTTGGGCCATTGTTTGCTGTTATGGAAAAACGCCGTGAATTGGTGAAGCAGCATATCGATGAGGCGGCTAATAGCCGTGCTCAAGCTCAAGGATTTGTGGATGAGCAGAAAGAAGCGCTTGCTGCAGCACGCAAAGAAGCTTATGACATCATTGAGCAAGCTAAACAAACTAGCGTTCGTCAAGCGGATGAAATTGTTGCTAAGGCGAAGAGTGAAACAGTTCGCTTGAAAGACGAAGCTGCTCGCGATATCGTAAGCGAGAAAAACAAAGCAGTTGCCGAGTTGCGTAACGAGGTTAGCAGCATGTCTGTCGCTATTGCTTCCAAAATTATTGAGAAGCAGTTGGACGAGAAGGAACAGGCACAATTGGTTAGCCAATACCTGAAAGAGGTAGGGGAAAAACAATGA
- a CDS encoding F0F1 ATP synthase subunit delta, protein MSQETVVAKRYAKALFELAQERQAVAETEQQLKLIAELLHANRELKLLLTSPNVNLADKSSVLKGALQGHVSDFVLNTLDMLIERGRIHALQDVANSYVRIAGAAIGLVDAEVTSAYALSEEEKQVVAFQFGSTLGKSVRVHNVVNASILGGMQVRIGDRLYDGSLSSKLTRMEKTLKSQAR, encoded by the coding sequence ATGAGCCAAGAAACTGTTGTAGCGAAACGCTACGCTAAAGCATTGTTCGAACTCGCTCAAGAACGTCAGGCGGTTGCTGAAACGGAGCAGCAGTTGAAGCTTATCGCTGAATTGCTGCACGCAAATCGTGAACTGAAATTGTTGTTGACGTCACCAAATGTGAATTTGGCTGACAAGAGCAGTGTGCTGAAAGGTGCACTTCAAGGACATGTATCTGACTTTGTACTGAACACGTTGGATATGTTGATTGAGCGCGGCCGCATCCATGCTCTGCAAGATGTGGCGAATAGCTATGTCCGCATCGCGGGTGCAGCTATTGGTTTGGTAGACGCGGAAGTTACATCCGCTTACGCTTTGAGCGAAGAGGAGAAGCAAGTTGTTGCATTCCAATTTGGCAGCACATTGGGCAAGTCAGTGCGAGTGCATAACGTAGTGAATGCTTCTATCCTTGGCGGAATGCAAGTTCGCATCGGCGACCGTCTTTACGATGGCAGCCTGTCTAGCAAATTGACGCGCATGGAAAAGACGTTGAAATCTCAAGCACGGTAG
- the atpA gene encoding F0F1 ATP synthase subunit alpha, with translation MSIRPDEISTLIKSQIENYKSQIEVAEVGTVIQVGDGIARVHGLENCMSGELLEFSNGVMGMALNLEESNVGIVILGPYKDIREGDQVKRTGRIMEVPVGEALLGRVVNPLGEPVDGKGPLNTTEFRPIESPAPGVIDRKSVHEPMQTGIKAIDSMVPIGRGQRELIIGDRQTGKTTIAIDTILNQKGNGVKCIYVAIGQKQSTVAQVVETLRRHGALDYTIVVTASASEPSPLLFLAPYAGCAMGEYFMYKGEHVLVIYDDLTKQASAYRELSLLLRRPPGREAYPGDVFYLHSRLLERAAKLSDANGGGSLTALPFIETQANDVSAYIPTNVISITDGQIFLESDLFYSGQRPAVNVGLSVSRVGGAAQIKAMKKIAGTLKLDLAQYRELKAFSQFGSDLDKSTLARLNRGDRLMEILKQGVNQPLPVEKQVVSIYVATKGHLDDIPLNDIRRFEQEFLVFVESNQEAIFQSIRDTKDLTKENEEALVDAVTKFKKGFAVSA, from the coding sequence TTGAGCATCAGACCTGATGAAATCAGCACGCTGATTAAAAGTCAAATCGAGAACTATAAATCTCAAATCGAAGTGGCAGAAGTCGGCACCGTCATTCAAGTCGGTGATGGTATTGCCCGCGTACACGGTTTGGAAAATTGTATGTCCGGTGAGTTGCTCGAATTCTCCAACGGCGTTATGGGTATGGCGCTGAACTTGGAAGAGAGCAACGTCGGTATCGTTATTCTTGGCCCGTACAAAGATATTCGCGAAGGAGACCAAGTGAAGCGCACAGGCCGCATCATGGAAGTTCCGGTTGGCGAAGCTTTGCTCGGTCGCGTTGTAAACCCGCTTGGTGAGCCAGTAGACGGCAAAGGGCCGCTTAACACGACGGAATTCCGTCCAATTGAGTCCCCAGCTCCTGGTGTAATCGACCGTAAATCGGTTCATGAGCCAATGCAAACAGGTATTAAAGCAATCGACTCGATGGTTCCGATCGGCCGCGGTCAACGTGAGCTTATTATCGGTGACCGTCAAACAGGTAAGACGACAATTGCAATCGATACGATTCTGAACCAAAAAGGTAACGGCGTAAAATGTATTTACGTTGCTATCGGTCAGAAGCAATCGACGGTTGCACAAGTTGTAGAAACATTGCGTCGTCATGGCGCATTGGACTACACAATTGTCGTAACAGCTTCCGCATCCGAGCCGTCTCCGCTTCTGTTCTTGGCGCCGTACGCAGGTTGCGCAATGGGCGAATACTTTATGTACAAAGGCGAGCACGTGCTTGTCATCTATGATGACTTGACTAAACAAGCTTCCGCATACCGCGAGCTTTCGTTGCTTCTCCGTCGTCCTCCGGGCCGTGAGGCATATCCGGGTGACGTATTCTACTTGCACTCCCGCTTGCTAGAGCGCGCAGCGAAGCTGAGCGATGCAAACGGTGGTGGCTCTTTGACGGCGTTGCCGTTCATTGAGACACAAGCGAATGACGTATCGGCATACATCCCGACAAACGTTATTTCGATTACAGATGGACAAATCTTCTTGGAGTCCGACTTGTTCTACTCCGGTCAACGCCCAGCGGTTAACGTTGGTCTTTCCGTATCGCGTGTAGGTGGAGCGGCTCAAATCAAGGCGATGAAAAAAATTGCTGGTACGTTGAAGCTTGACCTCGCACAATATCGCGAGTTGAAAGCATTCTCCCAGTTCGGCTCTGACTTGGATAAATCGACATTAGCGCGTCTTAATCGTGGTGACCGCTTGATGGAAATCTTGAAACAAGGTGTTAACCAACCACTTCCGGTTGAGAAGCAAGTTGTTAGCATTTATGTGGCAACTAAAGGCCACCTTGATGATATTCCATTGAATGACATCCGTCGCTTCGAGCAAGAGTTCTTGGTATTTGTCGAGAGCAACCAAGAAGCTATCTTCCAATCGATTCGTGATACGAAAGATTTGACGAAAGAGAACGAAGAAGCGCTTGTAGATGCGGTAACGAAGTTCAAAAAAGGCTTTGCCGTTTCGGCTTAA
- the atpG gene encoding ATP synthase F1 subunit gamma, whose amino-acid sequence MAKGMREIKRQIKSVQSTKQITKAMEMVAAAKLRRAQEAAQAARPYAEKLKEVVSSIASGTKGIQHPMLEKRPVKKTGYLVITSDRGLAGGYNANVLRAVSQAIRERHKSNDEFVLFVIGRKGRDYFRRRELPIVEHVTELPDAPTFADIKTIAYKAVKYFEEQQYDELNLFYNEFVNALTQVPVEKRLLPLAEDAIGGTTASYEYEPSPEVVLEQLLPKYAETLIYSALLDAKASEFGAKMTAMGSATKNATKMISSLSLTYNRARQAAITQEISEIVAGANAQA is encoded by the coding sequence GTGGCTAAAGGAATGCGCGAGATTAAACGCCAAATTAAGAGCGTACAGAGCACGAAGCAAATCACGAAGGCAATGGAAATGGTTGCTGCCGCGAAGCTTCGTCGTGCACAAGAGGCAGCTCAAGCAGCTCGTCCTTATGCAGAGAAGCTGAAAGAGGTCGTATCCAGCATCGCGTCTGGTACGAAGGGCATTCAACATCCAATGCTAGAGAAGCGTCCGGTTAAGAAAACGGGATATCTCGTTATCACGTCGGATCGCGGCCTGGCAGGTGGTTACAATGCCAACGTGCTACGTGCAGTGTCGCAAGCAATTCGTGAACGCCATAAGTCTAATGATGAGTTTGTATTGTTTGTCATTGGACGCAAAGGTCGGGATTATTTCCGTCGTCGTGAATTGCCGATCGTTGAGCATGTCACGGAATTACCGGATGCACCTACGTTTGCTGACATTAAGACGATCGCTTATAAGGCGGTTAAATATTTTGAAGAACAGCAGTACGATGAACTGAATCTGTTCTACAACGAATTTGTCAATGCGCTTACGCAAGTGCCCGTTGAGAAGCGCTTGCTGCCATTGGCAGAGGATGCAATTGGCGGAACAACAGCTTCTTATGAGTACGAGCCTTCTCCGGAGGTTGTATTGGAGCAGTTGCTGCCTAAATACGCTGAGACACTCATCTACAGCGCATTGTTAGATGCGAAGGCGAGTGAATTTGGTGCGAAAATGACGGCTATGGGTAGTGCGACGAAGAATGCAACGAAGATGATTTCCTCGCTCTCACTGACATACAACCGTGCGCGCCAAGCGGCGATTACGCAAGAAATTTCGGAAATTGTAGCAGGGGCAAACGCTCAGGCTTAG
- the atpD gene encoding F0F1 ATP synthase subunit beta → MSKGRVLSVTGPVVDIEFERGQLPEILNAIKIEQKATTPGAPDINLTLEASVHLGDNVVRCVAMSSTDGMVRGMEATDLGAPITVPVGTVTLGRVFNVLGEPIDNAGEVSRETVNPIHRQAPGFDELSTQAEILETGIKVIDLLAPYAKGGKIGLFGGAGVGKTVTIQELINNIAQEHGGISVFAGVGERTREGNDLYHEMSESGVIAKTAMVFGQMNEPPGARLRVALTGLTMAEYFRDEEGKDVLLFIDNIFRFTQAGSEVSALLGRMPSAVGYQPTLATEMGQLQERITSTKKGSVTSIQAIYVPADDYTDPAPATTFAHLDATTNLERRISEMGIFPAVDPLASSSRILTPEVVGEEHYNVAQGVKRLLQRYKELQDIIAILGMDELSEEDKLTVARARKIERFLSQPFHVAEPFTGQKGKYVPVKESVRSFKEILDGKHDGLPEAAFLYVGTIEEAVEKAKTL, encoded by the coding sequence ATGAGCAAAGGACGCGTGTTGAGCGTTACGGGTCCGGTTGTTGACATTGAATTCGAACGTGGTCAGCTCCCGGAAATTTTGAACGCGATTAAGATTGAACAAAAAGCGACAACTCCTGGTGCGCCTGACATCAACCTGACGTTGGAAGCATCCGTCCACTTGGGCGATAACGTAGTACGCTGCGTTGCGATGTCCTCCACCGACGGTATGGTGCGCGGTATGGAAGCGACAGATTTGGGCGCTCCAATTACAGTACCTGTTGGAACTGTAACATTGGGTCGCGTATTTAACGTATTGGGTGAGCCTATTGATAATGCAGGTGAAGTAAGCCGTGAAACGGTAAATCCGATTCACCGTCAAGCACCTGGATTTGACGAGTTGTCCACACAAGCGGAAATTCTTGAAACAGGAATTAAAGTTATCGACTTGCTCGCACCTTATGCTAAGGGTGGTAAGATCGGCCTCTTCGGCGGTGCGGGTGTAGGTAAGACGGTAACAATTCAAGAGCTTATTAACAACATCGCACAAGAGCATGGCGGTATTTCCGTATTTGCTGGTGTTGGTGAGCGTACACGTGAAGGTAATGACTTGTACCATGAGATGAGCGAATCCGGCGTTATCGCGAAAACAGCGATGGTATTCGGTCAAATGAACGAACCACCTGGAGCACGTTTGCGCGTTGCGTTGACAGGCCTGACGATGGCGGAATATTTCCGTGACGAAGAAGGCAAAGACGTATTGCTCTTTATCGATAATATTTTCCGCTTTACACAAGCTGGTTCCGAAGTATCCGCTTTGCTCGGACGTATGCCGTCCGCGGTAGGTTACCAACCTACGTTGGCTACAGAAATGGGTCAACTTCAAGAGCGTATCACTTCTACGAAAAAAGGTTCCGTTACGTCCATTCAGGCAATTTACGTTCCTGCGGATGACTATACGGATCCGGCTCCTGCAACGACGTTTGCTCACTTGGATGCAACGACGAACTTGGAGCGCCGTATTTCCGAGATGGGTATCTTCCCTGCGGTTGACCCATTGGCGTCTTCTTCCCGTATCCTGACTCCAGAAGTTGTCGGCGAAGAGCACTATAACGTTGCACAAGGTGTTAAACGCCTGTTGCAGCGCTATAAAGAGTTGCAAGATATTATCGCGATCCTTGGTATGGATGAATTGTCCGAGGAAGATAAGCTGACAGTAGCGCGCGCGCGTAAAATCGAGCGCTTCTTGTCCCAGCCGTTCCACGTGGCAGAGCCGTTTACAGGTCAAAAAGGTAAGTATGTACCTGTTAAAGAATCGGTTCGCTCCTTCAAGGAAATCTTGGACGGCAAACATGACGGCCTTCCAGAAGCAGCATTCTTGTATGTTGGTACAATCGAAGAAGCTGTGGAGAAAGCTAAGACGCTGTAA
- a CDS encoding F0F1 ATP synthase subunit epsilon: MSTFKLEIVTPERIVLEQEVDIITVKGADGELGIMANHVPMVTPLQVGPMKVKSGKSEQLIAVHGGFVEVRKDKVVVLAESAELPQDIDMERAKASKARAEQRISLAQRSKQDEVDHRRAELSLQRATTRIRVSGK, translated from the coding sequence TTGAGCACCTTTAAGTTGGAAATTGTCACTCCTGAGCGTATCGTGTTGGAGCAAGAGGTGGACATCATTACCGTCAAAGGCGCTGATGGTGAACTCGGTATTATGGCGAACCATGTTCCTATGGTAACGCCGCTGCAAGTGGGTCCGATGAAAGTGAAATCGGGCAAAAGCGAGCAGTTGATTGCCGTTCACGGTGGCTTTGTGGAAGTACGAAAGGACAAAGTCGTTGTGCTTGCAGAAAGTGCAGAGTTGCCACAAGATATCGATATGGAACGTGCGAAAGCTTCTAAAGCTCGTGCGGAACAGCGTATTTCGTTGGCACAGCGCAGCAAGCAGGACGAGGTTGATCACCGTCGTGCTGAATTGTCGCTTCAACGTGCGACGACACGTATTAGAGTATCAGGTAAATAA
- a CDS encoding MraY family glycosyltransferase, giving the protein MGGTNIFYAAAFAIALIIVYILIPLTRIIALRIGFVDKPIADNERKLHKEPIPLMAGVALFVGFAISFLAFGPVWSQKTLGIMVGALLILMVGIVDDWYKIHRKEFPALPKFIVQVSAACVVYASGVVFSGFYNPFTEQFVVLPVWLQFGLTITWIFGVTTVINFSDGMDGLAGGLSTISAMTLFVVALAKGQSDSAMMAIILVGVGLAYLKYNKPPAKVYMGDAGATFLGFMLGVIALDGAFKQATMLSLLIPILALGVPIFDNIFVVIKRLLNGKPIYQADASQVHYRLLKTGLNQKQVVMVLCLVSVCFSLTSIILLLVQA; this is encoded by the coding sequence ATGGGGGGAACCAATATTTTTTATGCAGCGGCATTTGCAATAGCACTCATCATTGTATATATACTTATTCCATTAACACGGATTATTGCTTTACGTATTGGCTTTGTCGACAAGCCGATTGCAGATAATGAACGGAAATTACACAAGGAGCCGATTCCTTTAATGGCTGGGGTCGCTTTGTTTGTCGGGTTTGCTATTTCTTTTCTAGCATTTGGTCCCGTGTGGAGCCAAAAAACATTAGGTATTATGGTTGGCGCTCTACTTATTCTTATGGTCGGAATTGTTGACGATTGGTACAAGATACACCGCAAAGAGTTTCCGGCGTTGCCGAAATTCATTGTGCAAGTGTCAGCAGCTTGTGTCGTTTACGCATCTGGTGTCGTTTTTTCAGGATTTTATAATCCGTTTACGGAACAATTTGTAGTACTTCCAGTATGGTTGCAATTTGGCTTGACGATTACGTGGATATTTGGCGTGACAACGGTCATTAATTTTTCAGATGGAATGGACGGTTTAGCTGGCGGTTTATCCACTATTTCAGCCATGACGCTATTCGTCGTTGCATTAGCTAAAGGACAAAGCGACTCTGCCATGATGGCAATCATTCTTGTTGGTGTAGGGCTTGCCTATTTAAAATACAACAAACCGCCTGCTAAAGTTTATATGGGCGATGCCGGGGCAACCTTCCTTGGCTTTATGTTAGGTGTAATCGCACTCGATGGTGCATTTAAACAGGCAACGATGTTGTCCTTGCTTATTCCAATATTGGCACTCGGAGTCCCGATTTTTGATAATATTTTCGTTGTGATCAAGCGGCTACTAAACGGTAAGCCGATTTATCAGGCCGATGCAAGCCAAGTACACTATCGTCTGTTGAAAACAGGCTTAAACCAGAAGCAGGTCGTTATGGTGCTCTGTCTGGTCAGTGTATGCTTTAGCTTAACATCGATCATACTGCTGCTCGTACAAGCCTAG
- a CDS encoding NADH-quinone oxidoreductase subunit A, whose amino-acid sequence MCLEYINNYVIVAIFVGLGIFLPVAALTIGRLLRPHKPTEMKKTTYESGNEPVGAGQVRFNIRYYLFALMFVIFDVETVFLYPWAVAYKQLGLFALVEMLIFVGLLLVGLIYAWKKKVLQWNSLWNR is encoded by the coding sequence ATGTGTTTGGAGTACATCAACAATTACGTCATTGTGGCCATTTTTGTCGGACTCGGCATCTTTTTGCCGGTGGCTGCGCTAACAATCGGGCGCTTGCTACGACCTCATAAGCCGACAGAAATGAAGAAGACCACTTATGAAAGCGGTAACGAACCAGTAGGTGCAGGACAAGTCCGGTTTAATATCCGGTATTATTTGTTTGCGCTTATGTTTGTTATTTTCGATGTCGAAACCGTTTTCTTGTATCCATGGGCGGTGGCTTATAAGCAGCTCGGGCTGTTTGCGCTCGTGGAAATGCTCATTTTTGTCGGATTGCTGCTTGTTGGTCTTATCTACGCCTGGAAAAAGAAGGTGCTGCAATGGAATTCTCTTTGGAATCGATAA